AGATTCGTACGCCTTTAAATGGTGTTATCGGATTTTCGGACCTACTATTGAAAACTCCACTGAACGATTTGCAGAAGCAATATCTAAAATATGTTAATGAGTCGGGAAATAATCTGCTTTCTATCATTAACGATATATTGGATTTCTCAAAGATTGAATCTGGAAAATTGGAGTTCTACATAGACCAATACAATCCCTATGAGCTCGTCAATCAAGTAATACATGTTATTCTATACCAAGCGCAAAATAGGGGCATAGAGCTGCTCCTAAATATCGAACAAGGTCTTCCAGATCTTATTTATATTGATGAGTCGCGAATAAAACAAGTTTTGATCAACCTCTTGGGGAATGCTGTGAAATTTACCGAGACAGGAGAAATTGAGCTTCGTGTTGAAAGAACCAATATTGAGCAGGATAAAGTGAGACTTCGATTCTCGGTCCGCGATACGGGCATTGGTATATCGGAAGAAAAGCAACATCGCATATTCGATGCCTTTATGCAAGAAGATAGTTCTGTGAGTAAGCGTTTTGGTGGTACAGGACTTGGGCTGACAATTTCCAATAATATTTTGCGCTATATGGGCAGTGAATTGTCGCTAGAAAGTAAGGTCAATGAAGGATCGATTTTCTCATTTGAGATTGAAGTGCCCTACGAATATACAGAAGAGCAGAATGATGACTTATCGGTGGAGAATGTGCTCATCGTTGATGATAATGTAAATAACCGCGTAATTCTTGAGCATATGCTCGCTTATAAGGGAGTTAAGACGACTTCTGTCGGCAATGGGTTTGAAGCAATACAGCTTTATCTAGACGGAAAACGCTTTGACGCTATTTTGATGGATTACCGTATGCCAATATTGAATGGTTTAGAAACCATCGGAAAGATCAAAGAATTCTTGAACCAACAGGGCGAACCTATCCCACTTCTAGTTTCACATTGTTCGTCTGAAGATCAGGAACATATGACGCAATTCCGTCAGGAACAGAATTCCTATTGTCTGACAAAGCCGATTATTTCTGAAGAATTATATAGGATTCTTCGACAAACCCAGACGACCGAAAAGTCTGTTGTTGAGGAACAAGAGTCTGCTAAGCACCTGGAAAAAGCGTTTCGTGTGCTTGTAGCGGATGATAACCCTGTAAATATGGCTTTGAACCTAAGGCTTGTTGAGGGCGTATTGCCACAATGTGAAACCGCCAGTGTGGAGAACGGTGTTCTTGCCGTAGAAGCCTGCGAAGCATCTGTTTTCGATTTGATTCTGATGGACATTCAGATGCCATTGATGGATGGAATCGAAGCCACACAGCGCATCCGAACGATGAAGGGATACGAACAGGTGCCTATTATCGGTATCACTGCAGGGAATGTCATTGGTGAAAAGGAGAAATGTTTAGAAGTTGGAATGACCGATTTTCTCACGAAGCCAATTAAGGCTGGCGATTTTAAGACTATGGTGACGAAAGCAATGCAGGCTTTAGAAGCTGATTTAGTCAGCGAAGTCGAAATGTCTGTTCACTTCGACGAAAGCATAATGGATGAATCGACCGATAATGATGCCGACTTCAAACAAGAGTTTATCGGTATTGTTTTAGGAGAGTTGGAGCTGCAAAAAGAGCGGCTGAATCTCGCTCGCGAGGAAAGCGACGTTCCGCAGATCAAAAAGCTATTGCATAAACTTCGTGGAACGTCCAGTACAGCCGGGTTGATCCTGCTAAATAGAATGGCAGCTGATATGGAGGAGAAGTTTATAAATGGCAATTTACCATTCGATGAAATATCGAATTTGACCAACGAAATTGAATTATTACAGAAACTATTAATAAAAATTAAAGCGTAGAAGATGGTTGTGTTATTAGCCGAAGATGATGAATTGATTCTTAAAACTATTGAGCATAAACTAAAAAAAGAAGGATTTGAAGTAATTCTTACGAGAAATGGGCAAGAGGCGATCGAATTGATAAGAAGTCAAAAAATTGATTTAATCATTAGCGATATCATGATGCCTTTTGCTTCTGGAATAGAAATTCTTGCTGAAGTAAAACTGTTGGAGCAACCTATTCCAATCATCATGCTCTCTAGCATGGGACAGGAGGAAATCGTCATTGAAGCATTCGAAATGGGAGCTTCTGATTATATGATCAAACCTTTTAGTCCTAATGAATTGATTCTGCGTATAAATAAATTATTGAACAGACCATAGGAGGAAGATGGAGCCGGTACTCACCCTACATGAACTAATGATCGGAATCTTAACAATTTTGATTCTCGTTTTTTTAGTTATTCTTGCCCTTTTGATTTTCAGTTTTCGCGAATATAAGATCGTAGAAAGCAGACAGCTGTGGAAGAAACTGGTGGAGGAGTATTTAGCCAAAGTCATCATAGAAGGGTCTGTTGATGAGGTGTATATCGATAAGGATATCACGTATTACTTAAAATATAGAGAGTTTCGTCGTTATTTTCTTAATCGCTTGGTTGAATCTGAACGCAAGTTCTCCGGCGTCGCTGCTCAAATATTGAAACGCGTATTCTACATCTATCATTTGAATGAGGAAGCTTATGCACTATTAAGGAGCAAAAAGCCCTATTTGATAGCTAGAGGTATTCAGGTTTTGAAGGTGATGCGAGCCGAAGAGGCTCTTCCAGAAATCAAGTCAATGCTGAATCACAATCACCTTAGTGTTAGGCAGGAAGCACAATACGCTATAGTATACTTCGAAGGCTTTGAGGGATTGGCTTTTCTGGATCAGTTCAACGGAGTACTATCCGACTGGCAACAGTTACGTATCATCAGTTTTATTAAGCAGTTGCCAAAGGATGCAATTCCAAGATTGCTCAGGTGGCTTTATGGCGCAAACCCCTCCGTTATCATATTTTCACTAAAACTTATTCAAAAATTCAAAGTGCTAGAGCTACATGCTGATTTAATTCAAATATTGAATTATCCGAATCATGCTGTGCAGCTGGAAGTGATACGCACAATGTTCAGTCTTGATGTATTCGATACTTCGGAACAGCTTGTGGCGCGATTTCCGTTCATGGAAGAGGCACAGCAGCAGGAGATCATCAAAGGTTTGGGTTATACCCGTGCAAGAGATCAGATTGACTTTTTAAAAAAGGAGTTGAGTATTTACCCTACGCAAAGAGGAAGAGTGAATATTGCTGATTCACTTTTTTCGATAGGTGAATTTAATTATTTGAATAACTTAAGGTTATCTCTTAACGAAGGAGATCCAAATCTACTAGTTTTAAACCACGTATTGGATAATAAGCGATGAACGAAATAGCAAAGGTCATTTACGAAATTGTTGTCTGGCTATTCTTGATCTATTCAATGGGAATATTCAGTGTCTATACTTGGATCGCCATATTTTCCTATGGCGCCGTAACGCGTTATAAATACGGCAATATCTATACGGACTATTCGTTAATTGCCACGAATCCGAATGCACCAAGTTTTAGCCTGATTGCGCCTGCTTATAATGAGGGAAAGACAATTGTAGAAAACGTGCGATCCTTGTTATCGATCTACTACAATAAGTTAGAGATTATTATTGTCAATGACGGTTCTAAAGATGATTCCATCGAAAGACTTGTCGAAGCTTATCATTTAGAGAAAGTAAGCTACGCAATAAGCGGCAATTTGAAAACTCAAGAAGTAGTTCAGGTTTATAAGAGTAAGAATCCTGCATTCAGGAAGTTAATTGTCGTAGATAAGAAGAATGGGGGTAAGGCAGATGCACTCAACGTAGGGATAAATATTTCCAAAAGCGATTATATTGTCTGTATTGATGTCGATTGTATTATTGATCAGGAGGCGATACTAAAGCTTGCCAAGCCTTTTATGGAGCAAGAGGATAAGCGGTTAATTGCGTGCGGAGGTGTTATTCGTTTAGCGAATAATTGTAAGATAGAGAATGGCAAGGTGGTCGAAGTTAATCTGCCTAAAACCTGGTTAGGGCGGAGCCAGGCGTTGGAATATATCCGAGCATTTGTGTTAGGCCGAATGGCATGGTCAAGAGCGAGCGGATTAATTTTGATTTCAGGGGCATTTGGAGCCTTTGACAAGGAGATTGTGCTTGCCTGTGGAGGATATGACCATAGCACCGTTGGAGAGGATATGGAGCTTGTCGTGCGGATGAGACGCTACATGATTGAAAAAGATCTACCACATCAGGTTATCAATATTCCGGATCCTCTTTGTTGGACGGAAGTACCTGAAGATAAGGAAGTGTTAAAAAAGCAAAGAAACCGCTGGATGCGGGGCACCATGGAAACCCTTTGGACACATCGTAAATTGATGTTCAACCCGAAATACGGTAAACTGGGTATGCTAAGCCTACCGTATTGGTTTTTCTTTGAATTCTTGGGTCCCTTTGTGGAATTTACAGGCTATATTATCTTCATTCTTTTTGTACTGTTTGGGATTATTAATTGGACATTCTTTTTCGCCTTATTCCTGCTCGTTGTATTTTCCAGTATTCTGTATTCCGTCTATGCGGTTTCGGTGGATTTGGTTAGCCATCAAGTATATTCCAAGCGAAAAGATCTAACCACACTGATTGCAACGGCTGCCCTCGAACCGTTTTATTTCCATCCCTTGGTCGTACGCGCCGGAATTGCCGGTATGGTCGATTATTTTAGGAAAAAGAATGGATGGGGAGAAATGACGAGACAAGGGTTCTCGCAGGAGAAGGACGAAAGCTTTAAAGAAAAAGCCTTGCGCTATGGCAAATGGCTCATGGAGCAATTTAGTCCTGTGGCGCTTGTTTATCTCATCTTTGTTCTGCTGACAAGCATTGCGGAATGGTTTATTTATGGAAGCAGCGTTCAGCAGTTCAAAACCATGGAATCATTTGCTGTGCTGTTGGCCAATAATGCCCTAACGGCTATGGTTTTTCTTTTACCAGTAGCGGCAGTTTATCTTTTGATTTCATTGTCCCATGAGCGTTTAGCCAATTGGATGTTGCCAATTATTACAGCCGCTGCAGTGACCATTCAATTAATTTTAGCTTTCTATTTTATTGAGTCCCGAAACCTCTTGGGAACAGATCTTTTCTTTTACTCTTCCGAAGAACTAATTGGAATTCTTCGTGCAAGTAATGTTCTTAATTGGTTGAATGTATTTCTGTTAATGATAGGACTGCTAGCCCTAATCATGAGTATAAAATTCCTGAGCAGTAAAATTAAGGGTTCGACGATAAAGGCGCTTTCCATTTTATCAGCGGGTTTTATAGCATTGATTTACCTCGCTTTATTTGGTGCAGTAACCGGGAGCTCCAAGGATGACTTTATGCAGACTGCTGAACGCAGTAAGCTAGGGTTCTTTCTCTACAGCAACGCCGATCTATTATCGGATAATATTGGAGATCGTGTATTTGCTAGTTCGATTGAGTCGTCCGTCGGTTCACTGAACGCAGCTTACCCATTCCTGCAGAATGAGCAGACTATGGATGTGTTTGGCCAGTATTTCCAGAAAGCTGAAAAAGCACCTAACTTAGTTTTAATTTTAGTTGAAGGCCTCGGCAAAGCATATAGCAGTTCGGATGGCTACATAGGAGACTTTACGCCTTTCTTAAACCAGCTCAAAGACAGTTCCTTGGTATGGGATAATAATTTAAGTTCCTCCGGAAGAACATTTTCAGTACTGCCGACGGTACTAGGTTCACTACCTTTTGGTACCTCCGGTTTTCTTGAACAAAAAGATTATCCTGAGCACTTTAACTTGCTGAATGTTTTAGCTTTTAACGGATTTAAAACAGGGTTTGTTTACGGTGGAGATTCTAACTTCGATTTTATGGCGAAGTATCTAAAAGCTAATAATATAGATGTACTCCTCGATGAGTCGAGCTTCCCTGCCGGCTATCGGAGACTTCCAGGTACAAATGGCGAGAGTTGGGGTTATGAAGATCAAGCGGTGCTTTCTCAGTTAAGTGCACTGTCGGAAAAGCAGTCCGAACCTTATTTCCATATTACACTAACACTATCCACGCATAATCCGTTTTTGATCAATGATGCGCAAAAATACGAGGCACTTTTTCAAGCGCGCTTACAACAGCTTAAACTGCCCAAAGCCAAATACGGCCTGGCAATGGAAAATAAAAAGCAACTGATTTCGGTCATCAACGCCGATGATGCTTTGCGTCAATTCTTTGCAGATTATCGTCAGCGCGAAGAGTTCAAAAATACTATATTTATTATCACTGGGGATCATGCCATGCCTGAGATACCGTTGCAGAGCAAGATCGATCGTTATCACGTGCCATTACTTGTGTACTCGCCTCTATTAAAAAATAAACGCAAGTTTCATCATACCGTAAGCCATTTTGATATTGCGCCATCCATTTTAGCTTACTATCGAGAAAATTACCAGCTACGAACTCCTGAACAGGTAACTTGGATAGGGAAGGGTCTAGACGTCGGTGCTGCCAAGCAGAGCATGGGGGTTCCTATTATGCAAAGCAAATCTCAACTGATTGACTTTGTGTATTCCAACGTGCATATCAATGATAATCGTGCATTTAAGTTGGATAATAAGTTGTCTGAAGATGCGATTGGCGACGCGAATGCGGATCCAACAACGAAAAAACGATTTGATGCGTTCCGCGAGATGAACAAGCAGTTTATCAAATCGTCTTCTCTGTTGCCAGATTCAATCTACAACAAGTTTTTCCAGTAGCAGATTTTAGAATCTGCGTCTGTAACCAACCGTTATGTCTATTTGATTGTCTTTAACTTCTGGTTGATACTCTACATTGTAGTATGTGCCGGAAATGGAGAACAGGTTTTTCTCTTTTACGCTCAGGTTATATTCTAATCCGGTTTTAAAAGTTTTCAATTTATAGCTATCGTCCGTTAGGAGGTTCTCTCGGTTCTCTTCCGGACTTATACCAGAGCCAACGATAAGTCCAAAGTAATCGTCCGCACCTTTTGTATAATAGCGTACTGTACCGGCGTAGGAATGCGAAATATTATCATCGCCAGGTGTTAAATATGTCCGAGCGTTGAACCAAAAGTTCTTATAGTACTTTCCTACGGATGCGGTATACATCCATACATTCTCAGTGAATTTCAATTGCCTATACCCAACTTCAGCTTCAAAGCTTGCTGGCAAATTAGCGTATAAGGAGGCTCCGGTTCTAAACTTTGGGAAAATACCGTCGCTATTGGAATAGCCGGTTCCTAAGTACATATAGAACATTTTAGATAAACGTGGGTAAGCTTCAAGTTCAAATTGCGTTCCGTTGCTACCAAATTTATTTGCAAAGTTGGTTCTAAAAATGAAGGAGCCAATCGGCGTGCCTCTCTTATAACTTACACCCACAATATGCCAATCATCCGCAAATTGCTTGTCGAAGTGCATCCAATTATATGTAACGCCTATCTCATTTCCACCAACCTGCTCACGGATAGCATTTACTAATTCGCGTGCATCGCTATTCTTCGGGTCTACGGCAAGCAGTTCATTTAGCTGTTCGTTGGCTTCTGCGTAGCGCTTTGACGCATTTAAAACCTTTGCCTTCAGCAATAATAAATCCGTCGATTGAGGATGTGAAGATAGACCACGGTTCACAACACGAAGGGCCTCTTCATTTTGGTCTTCCCAATATTCTAAGGATCCAAACGCTAAATGGAAATCCTCGTCGGTCGTATTTTTTAATTCTAATTGCTTGAATACCATCCTCGCAGAATCAGGCTGATCCATCCAAGTATATAATCTACCTAGAAATACGCTGATGTCGGTATAATCGGGACTTTTTTGTAAGGCCTGTTTTGCTAAACCAACAGCTGCCTTATAATTTTTATTGTCAAAAGCTTCGGTACGTGCTCGTAAGAATAGTTCGTCAGAATTAAGAGTTCCATCCTGTGCAAAGAGCACATTTAATTGAATGGAACATAGCATGGCTAGGGTAAGAAAGCTAATTAGTGTTGATTTCATAAGCAGAATCTTCTGTAGATGGGACAAAGTTACTTGTTTTTACGGCTTTAAGTATAGAAAAAGCCAATTTATTTGTGTGATGTTTTTTCCTTACCGTGCACTAGAGGTTGATAATCGATGCCATCTGAAAAAATGGAAAAGATCGATTGATATGTGGCTTAGCCAAACAATTGCATGCTCATGCTCGTTCTCTTGATATGCAGATAATAGAATTTCGATCCCAAGGCATCTATTGTATCCCCGGTAAATTTTATATAGACCCTTGGCTTCCTGTAGATAGGGCAATTATTACCCATGGACATGCTGATCATGCTCGTTCGGGAATGGGAAGTTACCTATGCCATCGCTTTACTACACCCATTCTTAAGATACGTATTGGAGAAGCTATACAAGTCCAGGATGTAGATTACAACGAGCCTATTAACATTAATGGAGTCGAGGTCTCATTGCATCCCGCGGGGCATATTATCGGATCTGCTCAAGTGCGAATAGCTTATAAGGGCAAAGTGGTTGTTGTGTCCGGTGATTATAAGTTACAAGATGATGGACTGAGCAACCCATTTGAACTTGTGCGTTGTCATGAGTTCATCACCGAGAGCACCTTTGGACTGCCGATTTATCAATGGGAATCAGTAGAAAATCTCAATAAGCAGCTGCAGGATTGGATTTTAAAAAATCAATCGTTTGGAAAGACTTCTGTGTTTGTAGGTTATTCACTGGGAAAAGCTCAGCGTATAATGAGAGCAGTGGCGGGAATGGCACCCATCTATGTGCATAGCTCTATTGCACGCTTAAATAAAGCCTACGAAAGCGTCGGAATTGTATTGCCGGACTATCAAACCGTCGATCTTCGCGAAGACTTAAAACATATAGATAAAAACATCGTGATCCTTCCACCTTCCCTTGTTGGAACCAATGTAATCAAACGGATTCCGCATATGGCCTATGCTATCTGCTCAGGATGGATGGCAGTACGGGGCGCAAGGAGATGGCGAAGCGCGGATGCAGGATTCGCCGTAAGCGACCATGCCGATTGGAACGATCTGTTGCGCGTGACCACAGAGACAGGTGCTGAGAAAGTCTATGTCACACATGGGCAAACCGCTGTGTTCAGTAAATATTTAAATGAAAATGGGATACTGGCAGAGGAAGTAAAAACGGATTTTGGCGTGGAAAAGGAAGAAGCATTGATGAATGAAAACGAAGCTATATGAAAGAATTTGCTCAGCTGATCAATACATTAGACAGTACTAATAAGACATCGCTGAAAACCGAAGCGATCGTTCAATATTTGGAGGTTGCGGAGAACAGGGATAAGCTTTGGTTTCTGAGTCTTTTTACCGGGCGTCGACCCAAGCGACAGGTCAGTACCACGCTGATGCGCGAGTGGGTCAAAGAAATTGTCGATATCCCGGATTGGCTTTTTATGGAGTCTTATTCATCTGTTGGAGATCTTGCAGAAACGATCTCTTTACTTCTGCCTAATCCAACCGGTAATATCGATTTGGCTTTGTCCGAATGGATGAACCGCATATTAGACCTGAACACGAAAACTGATGAAGAAAAAAAGGCGTTTGTGCTTCATGCTTGGGAGAACCTGCCGCACCAAGAACGATTTATTTTTAATAAGTTACTGGGAGGTAGCTTCCGTGTCGGTATTTCCGCGAAAAGCCTAATCAATGCAATTGCTCTTCATAGCGGGCTCGATGCATCAGCAGTTGCGCACAGCATTATAGGAGAGTGGCTAATAGATGATGTCGAGTTTGATCTGCTCATACGTGGGCACTATGTCAACACCAACCTATCCAAACCCTATCCGTTTTGCCTGGCATATCCTTTAGAAAATTTAGAGAAAACCCTGATCAATCCACAGGACTGGCAGGCAGAGTATAAATGGGACGGAATACGTGGACAGATTATCAAAAGAGCCAACGAAGTCTTTATCTGGTCAAGAGGAGAGGAACTTGTTACCGATCAATTTCCCGAATTAGTAGAGGAATTCAGCAAGTGGCAGGGAGATTTCGTGCTTGATGGGGAGATTTTAGCATTCCTTGATGGGGAAATTCTGAACTTTACATTCCTTCAAAAACGCTTGAATCGAAAAACCATTACAGATAAAATGCGGCGTGAGATTCCGGTAACTATGATCTTATACGATATGCTCGAACTGAATCAAGAAGACCTGCGCGATAAACCTCTAGCATTTCGTCGACAGCAACTAGAAAAGCTTTTCCATCTGAATCAAGCGGGGTCACTGATGCTATCTCCGATAATCGAATTTCAAGAACTCGACACGCTCGGATCGCTACGTGATTCTGCCAGAGACAAAAATAGCGAAGGCCTGATGCTAAAACACAAGAGCTCTGTTTATCATGCCGGCAGAAAGCGTGGCGATTGGTGGAAATGGAAAATCGATCCACTATCGATTGACGCTGTGCTGATTTATGCGCAGAAAGGAAGTGGACGGCGTAGCGGCTATTATACAGACTATACATTTGCCGTGCGTGATGGCGACAAGCTCGTCAGCATAGCCAAAGCGTATTCGGGATTGACAGATAAGGAAATTCAGGAAGTGAGTCGCTTTGTAAACAAAAATGCAATCGAGAAGTTTGGGCCTGTCCGGACTGTCAAGCCTGAGCTCGTATTCGAGATCGCTTTTGAAGGGATAGGATGGAGTTCCAGACATAAATCAGGAATAGCACTACGATTTCCCCGGATCGCTCGATGGCGAAGAGACAAGACGGTTGAAGAAATTGACGAGTTGGAAGAGGTAAAGAAACTTATTAAATAGGCAATACCTGTATTATCTATCTAATCCTGTTTCTCGACTAAGTACTTCCAATACCGTTTAGGGACATGCTGAACATGTAACTTGATATTCTTGCGAGCCACGATATTCGTCGCCTTAAAGTAAGCTTTCCATAACTGTTGGTAATGTGTCTCCTGTTTATCCAGTTCGATCTGAATGGCTAAGTCAGCATCCTTATTTGAAGCTTCAGACAGCGTGACTTCTTGTATATCCTGCAAATTATAGAGATATCCATAACGTCGTTTTACATCATATATTAACCAGCGCTGATCGGCAAAACGCTTTTTAAAGAAGGAGATAATGAGCGGCAACACATTAAAATCTGGCTCTATAACAGCGCTGTATAGCTCATCTGCCGATTTGCTGAAACGTATAAAAGCTTTCATTCTATGGCTCTCTCTCCCCATCTTCTTAATAGTCTGCGAGAGGGCCAGCGCATCAGCATCCGCATAGTTTTTTAAGATGCCAGGGTTGTTTGTAAAAATGCTTCGCATAAGTTTAAATCCAATATGCCAAGCTTTCGGATCCTCAGATAAAAAGTTTCTATAAAAATCATAAACACGCTCCTTACCTATATGCTTTTCCAAACCCTTCAATATCCGCTTCGCGCGTTCTGAATCTGTCTCAACATAAGTCTTTACAGCAAAGAAACTTGATTCTAACTTTTCTTCAATCATCGGAACTGCATCCACCTTTCTATCTTGAAAAGACTGGAAGAAGGCACTTAAATAGCCCAAATAGCTACCATCAAAAATATAGTAGGTCATGCGAACAAGCTTAATTGATTACTTGCTACCTTCGGCAGATACTTGCTCGTTCCTGAAGATAGAATCGAAGTTTTGATCGCATGCATTTGAAGGTCGCCCCAATTTCTTACAGAGTCGGCATAGCGCATAAAATACTTTGCCCGATTGAAGGCAATGCCGATTTTTTTTAAGTGATGCTCATAGAGTTTCCCAAATTTCCTCGCTTGAATTATTTTTAGCGCCGAACCACGGCCAACACCAGGGATACGCAGAATCGCGGCATAGTCCGCTGTATTGACATCGATAGGAAAGTATTGAGGATTTCGCAGAGCCCAACTTAGTTTCGGATCTATATCTAAATCCAGATCTTGATGTTCAGGATTTAGAATTTCATCCAGCTTGAAATTATAAAATCTTAACAACCAATCGGTTTGATAGAGTCTGTTTTCTCGAATCAGGGGAGGGGTAGTGCCAACCTGTGGAAGCATACTGTGTTCATTATTTATAGGGATATATCCGCTATAATAAACTCGTTTAAGATGGTATGTCTTGTAGAATTCTGACGAAATCTTCATAATATCATAATCTGTCTCTGAAGTTGCTCCCACGACCATCTGCGTACTTTGACCGGCAGGCACAAAGGTAGGGACGTGCTTCATTAGCTTCTTTTCCTCAGCGAGCATAATCTTTTGCTGATCTACAAACTGCAGCGGTTTTCGAACAGAATCATGGTCTTTTTCCGGCGCCAATTGTTTTAGCCCTTCCTCAGTAGGAATCTCTAAATTGACGCTCATTCGATCTACATAAAGCCCAGCTTCTTTAATAAGCTCTTCACTCGCACCAGGAATTGTTTTTAAATGTATATAACCAAAGAAGCGTTCTTCGGTTCGCAACTTTTTCACGATTCGCATCAGACGTTCCATCGTAAAATCCGCGGATTTAAAAATTCCAGAACTCAAAAAAAGCCCCTCGATATAATTTCTACGATAGAAATTCATCGTTAGTTGAACCACTTCATTTACCGAAAATGCGGCTCGCTGAATATCGTTGCTGCGGCGACTGACGCAGAACGCGCAGTCGTAGATACAATAGTTGGTGAGCAAAATTTTTAAAAGGGAAACGCAGCGCCCATCTTCGGTATAGGTATGACAAATACCTGAACGAGATGAGTCACCGATTCCGCCCTCATTTTTTCTTTTCCCCCCGCTGGAACTACAACTTACGTCATATTTCGCAGCATCTGCTAATATCGATAGCTTTTCCTCTGCTGTAATCATAATAATGATAGATGATTACAACAAAAATACTAAAAATATTAGCAAATACAAAAGGGTTATTTAAGATTCTATCTCTCTTAAATTGATAGTTTCCCATCTCTGCCGACATCGAAATTATTGCCGGTTACAGCGTTCGCAGCTACCTTCATCAGCGTAATAAGTTTATTTGACTTCTGGTCCCAATAATATGCGTCGTTAGGAACGATTTTTAACACCTGAATGTTTGGATCTTCTTTTCCTTTTTCAAACCAGCCTTCCATCATCTTGTTCCAATACTTTTCAATGCGAGCTTCATCTCTAGAGATTTCGGCGTGTCCATTGATGGTTAAAAACTCATAATCTTTAGGTTGGGCATAAATTAAAGAGACTTGACGGTCAGCTTGTAAATGCTGATAGGTTTCACTTTGCTTCGAAAATAAATACCATATATTGCCTTGCTCATCAACTTCTTGTCGACTCATTGGAACAGCATGGGGCTGCTTCTCATCCTTTTTAAAGCTACACAACATGCCGATATCAATCTTATCGACCATTTCTCGTAATTTATCGATTGCTTCTTTATTGCTTAAATTTTCTGTACTCATCGTATCAAATTTTGCCCGAAGGCGCTTAATAATTTTTGTTTATCTAATTCTGTTCCGTCCAAACAAGTCTGCTCATGTCATATCCCGCATCCATCGCTTTCTTTACAAAAGCTTCTTTAACACGTTCAGGCATGGTTTTATTTCGAGACAAGAACCAGATATAGTCAGTGCTTTCTCCAAACACCAATACATTTTCATAAGCAGGATCCATAGCGACCACGTTATAGCCTGAATAAAAAGGTCCAAAGAATGATACTTTTAAAGCACCTTTTGTAGGGTCGCCAACAAAGTCCGCTTTCC
The DNA window shown above is from Sphingobacterium hotanense and carries:
- a CDS encoding sulfatase-like hydrolase/transferase, which gives rise to MNEIAKVIYEIVVWLFLIYSMGIFSVYTWIAIFSYGAVTRYKYGNIYTDYSLIATNPNAPSFSLIAPAYNEGKTIVENVRSLLSIYYNKLEIIIVNDGSKDDSIERLVEAYHLEKVSYAISGNLKTQEVVQVYKSKNPAFRKLIVVDKKNGGKADALNVGINISKSDYIVCIDVDCIIDQEAILKLAKPFMEQEDKRLIACGGVIRLANNCKIENGKVVEVNLPKTWLGRSQALEYIRAFVLGRMAWSRASGLILISGAFGAFDKEIVLACGGYDHSTVGEDMELVVRMRRYMIEKDLPHQVINIPDPLCWTEVPEDKEVLKKQRNRWMRGTMETLWTHRKLMFNPKYGKLGMLSLPYWFFFEFLGPFVEFTGYIIFILFVLFGIINWTFFFALFLLVVFSSILYSVYAVSVDLVSHQVYSKRKDLTTLIATAALEPFYFHPLVVRAGIAGMVDYFRKKNGWGEMTRQGFSQEKDESFKEKALRYGKWLMEQFSPVALVYLIFVLLTSIAEWFIYGSSVQQFKTMESFAVLLANNALTAMVFLLPVAAVYLLISLSHERLANWMLPIITAAAVTIQLILAFYFIESRNLLGTDLFFYSSEELIGILRASNVLNWLNVFLLMIGLLALIMSIKFLSSKIKGSTIKALSILSAGFIALIYLALFGAVTGSSKDDFMQTAERSKLGFFLYSNADLLSDNIGDRVFASSIESSVGSLNAAYPFLQNEQTMDVFGQYFQKAEKAPNLVLILVEGLGKAYSSSDGYIGDFTPFLNQLKDSSLVWDNNLSSSGRTFSVLPTVLGSLPFGTSGFLEQKDYPEHFNLLNVLAFNGFKTGFVYGGDSNFDFMAKYLKANNIDVLLDESSFPAGYRRLPGTNGESWGYEDQAVLSQLSALSEKQSEPYFHITLTLSTHNPFLINDAQKYEALFQARLQQLKLPKAKYGLAMENKKQLISVINADDALRQFFADYRQREEFKNTIFIITGDHAMPEIPLQSKIDRYHVPLLVYSPLLKNKRKFHHTVSHFDIAPSILAYYRENYQLRTPEQVTWIGKGLDVGAAKQSMGVPIMQSKSQLIDFVYSNVHINDNRAFKLDNKLSEDAIGDANADPTTKKRFDAFREMNKQFIKSSSLLPDSIYNKFFQ
- a CDS encoding ligase-associated DNA damage response exonuclease, which produces MQIIEFRSQGIYCIPGKFYIDPWLPVDRAIITHGHADHARSGMGSYLCHRFTTPILKIRIGEAIQVQDVDYNEPININGVEVSLHPAGHIIGSAQVRIAYKGKVVVVSGDYKLQDDGLSNPFELVRCHEFITESTFGLPIYQWESVENLNKQLQDWILKNQSFGKTSVFVGYSLGKAQRIMRAVAGMAPIYVHSSIARLNKAYESVGIVLPDYQTVDLREDLKHIDKNIVILPPSLVGTNVIKRIPHMAYAICSGWMAVRGARRWRSADAGFAVSDHADWNDLLRVTTETGAEKVYVTHGQTAVFSKYLNENGILAEEVKTDFGVEKEEALMNENEAI
- a CDS encoding response regulator transcription factor, encoding MVVLLAEDDELILKTIEHKLKKEGFEVILTRNGQEAIELIRSQKIDLIISDIMMPFASGIEILAEVKLLEQPIPIIMLSSMGQEEIVIEAFEMGASDYMIKPFSPNELILRINKLLNRP
- a CDS encoding YaiO family outer membrane beta-barrel protein — translated: MKSTLISFLTLAMLCSIQLNVLFAQDGTLNSDELFLRARTEAFDNKNYKAAVGLAKQALQKSPDYTDISVFLGRLYTWMDQPDSARMVFKQLELKNTTDEDFHLAFGSLEYWEDQNEEALRVVNRGLSSHPQSTDLLLLKAKVLNASKRYAEANEQLNELLAVDPKNSDARELVNAIREQVGGNEIGVTYNWMHFDKQFADDWHIVGVSYKRGTPIGSFIFRTNFANKFGSNGTQFELEAYPRLSKMFYMYLGTGYSNSDGIFPKFRTGASLYANLPASFEAEVGYRQLKFTENVWMYTASVGKYYKNFWFNARTYLTPGDDNISHSYAGTVRYYTKGADDYFGLIVGSGISPEENRENLLTDDSYKLKTFKTGLEYNLSVKEKNLFSISGTYYNVEYQPEVKDNQIDITVGYRRRF